A segment of the Manihot esculenta cultivar AM560-2 chromosome 13, M.esculenta_v8, whole genome shotgun sequence genome:
AACTACCGACGCGTCGAACGAACCTTAACTTATATATATTGATAGATTCATACCCTTCTTACAGATTTATCCTTTACAGCGGATATGGATTTTGAACTTCGAAGGGCTAGAGAAAAGCTCGAGAAAGAGCAAAGAGAGAGGAAGGAGAAAGCCAGATTGAAACTGGAAAGGGAGAAAAAAGCAAAAGCAGAGGCCAAGAAGCAAAGAGAGGCCATTGAAGCTGCTCAGAGATCCCGAAGGCTTGATGCTATTGAAGCCCAGCTCAAGGtcatcttctcttttttttttctttttttttcttttttcttttttcaatgtTGATACATGCGCACGCACACTCTCTCTTTTTCGGTTTGATGAACATATATTTTTCTCCATTTCAATTTAATTGTTAGTTTTTCTTTATTGATCACTATGCATTACCTGTTCCTATCTCTGTTCAGACTGTGAAGTTATGAATAGATGATTCTTCTGATTTAGGGTTGTTGTTTATTATCATATTTAGGTGATTCGGTTAATTTCCTAATGTATgaaattgagattttttttttctttgaacttTTGCGTGTGATATAACTGGTCTTCTCTACGTAATTCTAAATTTGATGTGGGTTGTACTGCATTGAGTTATCCTTAATTGCCTCggtgtttaaaaaattttccaaCATTTTTTGCTATGCCAAATTCAAAGAACTAACAAGAAACGATAAGAAATAGAAGGAAAACAAGAACTTAATTTTACCTCCCTAATATTGTTTGCAATGCTGGAAATAAGATGGGGAAAAATAGAGCAGTGAGTTATACTATTTTCGACCTGGTTTTTCTAACTTTTCCTTGTTCCTAATTCCTTTCTCCCAACCAAACAATCTGATGGAGAGAGTACATGGGGTTTTTAATATTGTCTCGACTGCCAATGTCAATGTCAATGCAACAGAATGTGATTACACTTTACAGTTATGGAAGTTGTGCAAATTTACCAAAATGTAGAGACAGATAGCGACTTGATAGCAGCTGTTACTTATGAGGCACTGTGAagtcatatggagccatcttaTAAGTTGGATActtggatgatctattgggaatCACATCCTTAGACTTGTATATGTTAGATGCTTATCCTATTCTGAATGCTTTTATAACTAGACTGGTTATTGAATACTGAATGGTAAGTTCACCTATTCAACTGATTCGTCTTGGTAAAAGATGGTCAAACAATACTTATAAAATGCATACACTAATATATTAATAGTTTCTAagggaaaaaaatgaaaataaaaattaagatctCATTCACACCCTCTTTTCTGTTCCATATCTATTTTTCAGATTGATTGAATTTAAAATGTATGCTGAGATGGTCATAGATCTTGGTTTTCTCTACAGGCTGATGAGCAAATGCAAGAAAATTTACTTGCTGGGAGAGGAATAATGTTTTCTCGTATACTGGAAGCTGTATCTTTTCATGGTTATGGAGACAAGATTAAATTGCCTCCTTCCTGTTTCACAGACTTGTCTGATCAAGGTGCTTTTGACAAGGGACCTATACATTTGCAATTGTCAGTGATTCATCAAGATGGTCCATCTGAGACAAAGCAGCAGATAACCCACTCAGGTGTTCTCGAGTTCACTGCAGATGAGGGTCATGTTGGGCTTCCTCCTCATGTGTGGAATAACCTTTTTCCTGTAGGGGCTCCAAATGCTCCACTAGTTGAACTTCGCTATGTCTGGCTGCCCAAAGGAACTTATGCAAAGCTTCAACCTGAAGTTGTTGGCTTTTCAGACATCCCAAATCACAAGGCTGTGCTTGAAACAAGCCTTCGGCAACATGCCACGCTTTCTCAAGGTGACGTGATCACTGTTAACCATGGGATACTAACATACAAGTTGCGGGTTCTAGAGTTGAAACCTTCCTCTAGTGTTTCTGTCCTGGAAACAGATATTGAGGTTGATATTGTAGGTTCAGATTCAGCTCCAGAGAGCACAAATCAGCATGTCTTGAAGCCACTTACTTTAGGAATTTCACAGTCTCACATGGTTGAAGAAGGGAACTatgattattataaattttctatTGATGGTGATACTTGGGAAAAAATTGCTTCTGGGGATGTAAGAGTTGAAGTAAAGATAGATGTTGAAGCTGGTGTTGGTGATACTGACCTTTACATGTCCAAGCACCCTCTTATATTTCCAACTCGACATCAACACGAATGGTCTTCTCATGATGTGGGTTCAAAGATTTTGATCCTCAGTTCTGATGATAAGAACTTGGGAATGGGTACTTACAGCATTGGTGTATATGGTTTCAAGGCGACAACAAAGTATAAGCTATTGGTTAGCATTGAAGACAATACTTCTAAGATGGGTCAGCAAGCTGGATCTTCATCATCTGTGGCAATTAACACTGTAGAGTGTAGGAATTGCAAGCATTTTATACCTGCTAGGAGTATAGCACTGCATGAAGCATATTGTAGCAGACATAATGTTGTTTGTCAGCATGCTGGTTGTGGAATTGTTCTGAGGATTGAGGAGGCTGAAAACCATGTGcattgtgagaaatgtgggcaAGCTTCTCAAAGGGGAGAAATAGAGAAGCACATGAAAGTTTTCCATGAACCGCTTCAGTGTCCCTGTGGGGTAGTGCTTGAGAAGGAACTGATGGTAAGCAAGTGGAACCCTTCTTCATATTCTCCCTATTTTAGATTTATAATTTCGATTATGTCATTAATATGAGCACCTCATGTGTGCATCATAACATCTAATAATCAGATTTACTAGTAGGTGGCCCAATTGATTGGTCAAGTCAAGAGTTACATGGACTGTGTGATATTGCATTCCAATCATTGAGGCAGTACACCCAGTTGGTTGCCAAAGATAAAACCACTAACTAGTTAGATAATTTGTGGTGTTTACTTTGGATAATGAAGATAGAAATTCCAGAATTAGTTCTAGGTCTGAAACGTGGAGATAATGTTTAAACCTTTTGAAGTTGCTGATGACGAGGAACTCGCAAGGGTGAACCCTTTATGCCTGGAGTGAGGATTTGAATAGGCATCTTTAAGTTAGAAgtctgataaaaaattttcagaagtcATTGAAAATCAAACATAGCAAGGTTATAATGTATGGCATTTCATCACTGGTATTTTCATTTGTTCGGGAACAGCATTTAATCTATGTATTTGTCTGTGGCAGGTACAACACCAGGCTTCAGATTGTCCCTCACGCCTTATTACATGCCGATTTTGTGGCGATATGGTTCAAGCTGGCAGTTCGGCTATGGATGTGAGGGACCGGTTAAGAGGATTATCTGAACACGAGAGTATTTGTGGGTCTAGAACAGCCCCATGTGACTCTTGTGGACGATCCATCATGTTGAAGGAGATGGACATCCACCAAATTGCTGTTCATCAAAAAGGCTAATGACAAGAACCAAGCTTATAGAGGCACAGGGGGTTGGCCATGTGGTCACTTAGCACGGAAGCATGACCTAGCTAACCCATTTTTATCAGAGTTGGACTCTTTTGCTCTATAGGAGTTGTGGTTAAATTATGCATTTGAGTATTGTCCATATGAAAAGGGGCGAGataaaatgaaaggaaaaggaaagaacaCTGTTGTATCACGTGATTGTTTAATGTCAGCTATGTAAACTTTTCATCTCTTCCTGCGGAACCTGgtctattattattaaattatgtaaattttttaataaagaagATTTATGTCCCTGTATTATCAAATGCCAGTAGTCTGTTCTTTTTTCAATCAGctggattaatttattcatcctACTATTGGCTATTTTTTCAATCTTCTTGCACTGCAATCTTTCATCTGATATCTTgcttaaaagaaataaagacCTGGATATTCATTTTCAAAGTCTAGTCTTGAATTcatttaaatagttttttttatctAGTTTGTAATTCGCATTTGTCTTCTGCCTATTTCTTAGGCTTTGTTTGGAATACTTCAATTAGAACGCCTTGTTGTGCCCATTGCGAAAATATCGTGTATATTATTTGTGATATTTACTTGTACAGTGTTTGGTTTCAGTGTCTTGGATGTGTGAGCCTTTCAAAGAATTCATTACTATACAAGTAAATTTACGCCTCCTAATATCACCTCTTTGCAGTTATATATTGAAAGCTTCTTCAGATTTTTTGAGTGTGTACATAATTCTTATTCTCTTCCATAAAGGGTTAACAAGATCTTCTCGTGAAGGATTTCCGCTTTGTCTTTGGGAGCCATTcctaaaagaaaaagataataCCCTTGATCCAATTCATATGCCTGTGATTATGACACCCAATTTGACCATTACTCCTCGTCTATCCCTGTTGTCTTCCCTAAACCATTACTGAAAAGTCAGGGGCTAAAATCATCCTCACACACCACAATCTCCTTCGGTAGGAGTAGATTGACTTTCTGATACCTGAACTTTATAAAAGTGCAACTATTTAAtgcataaaatttataaaataaaattattcaacactttaaaaaaagtgaagaaagaaaaactaaaattttaattgattttttgtgTAAAGATcaagaataaaattatatattcgaCTTTCCTTTTTTAAgtaaaaactcttcaaaattcgAGTTTACTAATTTAACTAATACCTCTAAGAGATTATTGAGCGTTTACTAAAAAGAAAAACGCTcactttcaaattttaaaatttttcgagACTACtaattgagaaattaataaACGTACagagattaaatatttatatttttataaaaatctaagtgttaaaacaaaaaatcaaaatatcaaCAAATTTTTTCGGCAAAATTTAATGGGCAAATTATATACTAtgccaaaaaataataataaaggaaaGGAGCATATGTCATTAGTGTGATTGATTACGATGAAAGAAAAGTGAATATCACTATAAGGGACTAATATTGTGAATTGTTGTGCAACAACAGTTTGAAAAAGTGAGTGTTGCATAGCtaacaaaatgaaaaagaaaataaaaattatatctttattttttagtaatgaaattttagttatttctttTCTCTACATTCTCTCTTTTGTTAAAGTGATTAATGTATTTATTAAAGTCCATAAtccatttttttattcattgttTATATTGCTGCAATTTTTTTGTCATATGTAAATTGTGACTTGTATTTGAAGCTTTGTTTTTAGATAtttgtttctttattttaattagatattctccaattttagataattattttctgttttttaaaaaattatttttctattttaattctaattattctttttattttttccatcaAATCAATCATAACTACTATAATGAGTTTTATAATTTAAGTTATCTTAATCATTCTCGGCTCTTGACTAAGTTTTGGATTCTATGAATCTTTTATATAAAGTTAAGGTTTTTTAAGGAGGAAAAGTGCTTGaagttaaagtttttttttttaaatgtttttgaaGTTAAAATTTGTGAGAATTGCACATATGtgcaaattttaataaaattatgaaatttaaaaaacgTATAGCGGGTTTGTTTTGgttgtgattttttattttttgtttttatttttaattttataaaaaaaatttcctttAGTAGTGGTTTAAGATCAAAAAATTGAAAACTAAAAACTCTAAATATTGTTTTGCTTATCATAAATTctatcaaattataatttttctttctaatttttatgaaattaccATTAACAATttcaagattttatttttttttatcgaattcatctttttaaatatatattcattcaattaatttataaaatatatttttattttattattataaaaaaaagttactATTTAACTCTTGTAATATGAAGAACTCGTTAATTgaattctcaattttaaaaaataaattaaaattttttgagattttaaaaaaaatttattaattggtcattctattaattttatttgttaaatattttactatttagtcccgtAATATGAAAGAATTTATTAGTTCGTCTGTCAATTTTGTAAAAAtgtctattaattattttctccaTTGAAGGCATTTTGAACTTTTTTAcaaagaaattataatttagtcatataatatgaaaaaatttatattggtctctttattttgaaaaataaattaaagtgtcATTCAagtcttaaaaaaatatacaaattagTCCTTTCATTAGCTTAAccattaaatgttttactatttagtccatgtgataaaaaaaaattcattagttagtctctcaattttgtaaaaatatatgcTAATTATTTCCGTAGTATTGAgagtattttaaacttttttgcaatacttaacaactaaaattgataaagagattaattattatattttttaaaatttcaaaaatgttttaatgtatttttaaaaattaattgactaATTAGTGAGTTTTCCTTTACCacagagattaaatagtaattttttaatgtatcgTGTCTTATTTTAGTAATCATTAACATAGTCCAACAGATTATGCTTCATGAAATGAATAGAAGCAATTCCACATACATAAGGAATTCCAGTTAAATTTCATTCTCTGCAGAAGCATGCCTTTGATGTTAAATTGACAACAAACATATTCTGACCATTAGAAACTTAAACCACGTTACCAACAACAGGCTTAACagtccaaaaccttgtttctaatttataatcttcaattctcttcctTATAATTGGGCATATGGAATCATCACACTCCAACATTATAGTATATTTTGTGCACATCCTTTCCATTAGACTTGATTTGATCTCCTCCAATATGGATATGATAGGCATTGTCCTTGCCTTGAATATGTATGAATTAAATGTCTCTGCAAGGTTAAAAGTAAATACATCATACTTAGGTCAAGTGTTAATGAAAGCCTTTATAGCAGttcaaatttttctttcttGTCAAATTTCTTCAACTCTACTTTATAACAATCCAGCTTTACATAATGTGTATCCATACTAcctcttaaaatattaaatgccGTTTTCTTTATCTTGTAACACATCCACCTATTGATTATCTCTTGCATTAAGTTAACCATTTCATTATTTCCATAATTAGAATTCCtcttaaatttttgtaaaaattcCCTTGCTAACCAATCTAAAATTGTCAACCTATTTGTAAGACACCTATAACAATAATGTGTACCTTTGTATATCTTAACTTGAATAGACTTTGTTCCCTTAGGTTTAGCTACATAAATATACCATGAAAAATTGTCATGACATTTTGTTGCTATTCTTAACTCAATAACCCTtgtgaatttaatttaaaagctaTTAATTAGTTATTCCATATTTTGTTATGCATTGCTTAAATTATTAGTAATTCTCAAATATCATACCAACATGAAAGTCAAAGTTACTAAGATCGCACTTGAGGTTATATATTATGCTTCTCTTCCTATTCTTTCTCACTGCATCAAATTCATCTTCATCACTATTATATAGTGTGTCAAAACCTCAATCTGCTGAGCCATATTCACTTTGGTATCCAGCATGTAAGTCATTCACATTATTAGTATTTTCTTCATCTTCCAAACCTAACCCTTTAACGTTGTCCCTATTTAATCTATTCTTAATGTGACTTTGTTTTTGTATTGCATCCAAGTATGCATCATCATTTGTTTCCAAATCATTACTTACACTCCATCATCAGATTCACTATCATTGTCCCCTATACCATCATCACGTGCTTCAACATCTTTTTCAATTGCAAGACATTCATTCTCATGTATTAGCACATTAAATACATTCTCCTTACCAAGATCATTAATGGTATTATCATTTTGGAATAAGTTCACTGGATCACTTttgaattcaataaaaaattttaaaaaattaaattcagcaCCTTCTTTCCACATTTGCTTTACCTCTGTATCATTAGAAATAAGGGTCTAATATTGCCAATCACCTATAAATTTACAATAGTGCAGGCGTAAGAATTCTCCATAAGTGGTTAGAGTCTCATATTTCCATAACACTACTACGAAACCCAAATATCTTAATGCTCGGTGAAGAACGGAAGAAAGGAATTGCCACCCTGATGGAAGCACAAAATAAACAGAAGGACGTGGTTGCGCAACCTACTCTTAAGCAGAGGTCTACTATCCTTTTTAATCCATAACCTAATGGTCTAGGCTCATGATAGTGGATATGAGAAAGGAAATGTGTTAGGCACCCTTCTCGCCTGGATTTTTCCGGAGAACCAATGTCAGCTCCTTACATTGATTcttatattttgtttttaagtatttattgGGAAATCCGTTTTAGAAAATATGCAATCTATTCATTACACGCACATAGCACCCATTTCACATACATCCATTAGCCTAAGCATGCCAAATTTCTACTTTAACTTGAGGTATTGGAGTTACCAAGTTGCTCTAATTTATCATGCTCATGTGCTAATTTCATGCCATTGACCAATTTTTACCAAAGAGggaaacctaatcatgcataatttcTAAGTTTATATTTAGCACATAGCAAAAAAGGATCTCACTAGGTTTCTAGCATGCATCCTTAAAGTCCAATTCAATGGTCATCTTATCCTAAGGTCATTATTGCTTAATCATTTTCATGGCAAAGTGTAAATCACCCCCTAAGTATGCATAACCATGTCTTTactaaatttacttttaaattacCAAGTGAATTATCtaacttattaatttaattatatgcaTATTAAATGAGGTGCATAAATCCAtccaaagaaagaaaattagaaATGAATTAACCAAATCTAAATCCTAAGctaaagaaagagggagaaaaatataattaatcctAAAAGTCATAAGAAAGAGGgaagaagaaaataattaaattacaaacccataaaataaaattcaactaAGGCTAAGCTATTATAAGGCCTTTAGGCCCATTATCCTTTGCAAAGGGGCCTTTAAGACACTCCAATGGGTCTCCATATTCAAATGAATTTTCATCATATACTCCACAAATCCGTCAAAGAAAGAAGTTTGCTCATCAAAAGGAGAAGTGCTATTTGGCCAATGTagaaaagaataagagaagGAGATCTTATTTCCTTCTTCAAGCTTTCTTACCATAATTCAACTTACCATAATTGATTCTTCAAGCTTTTTTACCATAATTCAACTTACCATAATTGAAAAAAAGGCAAAAAGAGGAAATAAATAAaccaaaaaaaagtaaaaaaataaatttaaaaaggaaaaggaaataactcaaataaggaaagaaaataattcaataaaggaaagaaaataatttaaatatagaaagaaataaattaaatatgaaaagagatattttattaaggaaataaataaattaaaaaaagataagaaatatttttttattaaggtAAGAGATTTATTCTAACATGGAAGAGATATTTACAAACATAGTAAAcaataaaattagataaagaaggaaattatgtaaatatgaaaaaaaaaaaggttaaacATGGCatgcaaaaaagaaaagaaaagaaaatatggcaagaaataaattaaaatatgataaaaataaattaaatgatggaagaaataagaagaattaagagatttataataattaaataaatcataaGATATAAATTTGAAgagaaataaatctaaaaaaataaaaaagaaagtaaattaaatctcccaattatGAAATTAAGGTTCGACAATATTAGCCATCAAAAAGAACCCTAGTCGCCTTCTACTATCTGTTCTAGTACTCAAATACTAGTTAAcaatatgaattaaaaaatataagcacaagaaaataaaaataaatagccaaaaatataaaaatacaaagaTTGGTCTTAAAAAAATCCGTGCTTGATTGTCTTCTGGCACCAAGAATCCAAATTCAATAAGAAATGATAAACATGCtcagaaaattatgaaattttatggATATGTCCTACATATGTAGAGTgcatggaaagaaaaaaaaaatattaaaaagatttGTATGTTTTGAATTATTCCAATCACAATAGGTTTATTACGGTACAGATTATTATAATCTGCAcgctaattttatttataatatgatACTATATTAGAGCCAGAAATATAAAATCTCAAAAAACAATTATTGTATACTTCTCAAACTTAATTTTAGGCTCAAAAATTACCCTATTTTTTTCTTTACCCTAACTTTTGTATGGACCACCCTTTGTGGCTTTTCAACCTATCGGATAATCTCACACAAAGTACCACTCCAGCCTGTCCAAATTGACGGGTTCTTGAAACTCATTGCCATATAACTCATACAACTTGACTGCACCTTCAGCCATAGGTCATCCCAATTTAGCTTAAATTTCCCATGGAGATCAAAAGGCATGAGTCGCGCTTGCTTAACCATCAAATCTCCTATTTTGGTTGATCTTTGCTTTACCTTTCTATTAAAGGCTTGAGCTATCTTCTTCTGATAGGCTTGCATGTAATGTAAAGCTCGAAGTATTTTCTCATCAAGAAGGGCCAACTCATCACACTGCTTATGTACCCATTCATTTTCAAGTATCCTAGTCTCTAGTACAACCCTCAAAGATTTCACT
Coding sequences within it:
- the LOC110630064 gene encoding uncharacterized protein LOC110630064, giving the protein MDFELRRAREKLEKEQRERKEKARLKLEREKKAKAEAKKQREAIEAAQRSRRLDAIEAQLKADEQMQENLLAGRGIMFSRILEAVSFHGYGDKIKLPPSCFTDLSDQGAFDKGPIHLQLSVIHQDGPSETKQQITHSGVLEFTADEGHVGLPPHVWNNLFPVGAPNAPLVELRYVWLPKGTYAKLQPEVVGFSDIPNHKAVLETSLRQHATLSQGDVITVNHGILTYKLRVLELKPSSSVSVLETDIEVDIVGSDSAPESTNQHVLKPLTLGISQSHMVEEGNYDYYKFSIDGDTWEKIASGDVRVEVKIDVEAGVGDTDLYMSKHPLIFPTRHQHEWSSHDVGSKILILSSDDKNLGMGTYSIGVYGFKATTKYKLLVSIEDNTSKMGQQAGSSSSVAINTVECRNCKHFIPARSIALHEAYCSRHNVVCQHAGCGIVLRIEEAENHVHCEKCGQASQRGEIEKHMKVFHEPLQCPCGVVLEKELMVQHQASDCPSRLITCRFCGDMVQAGSSAMDVRDRLRGLSEHESICGSRTAPCDSCGRSIMLKEMDIHQIAVHQKG